Proteins encoded within one genomic window of Paroedura picta isolate Pp20150507F chromosome 17, Ppicta_v3.0, whole genome shotgun sequence:
- the LOC143826983 gene encoding putative short-chain dehydrogenase/reductase family 42E member 2 isoform X1: protein MGSQSGDVIRTRSNGVVPHCSQASDCGLNGHGRCLQKALITGGGGYFGYHLGCALAREEIHVVLFDRQKPIWEIPSQAVFFQGDVRDYEAVFKACEGVDCVFHVASYGISGSERVQSKKLIESINVGGTRVVISVCQQRNISRLIYTSSVNVVFGGNPIEEGDEETVPYYPLEKHTDHYSRTKAIADQMILAADGTPLKGGDRLRTCVIRPPGIYGPEEQRHLPRVARNIQRQLFSFQFWSRDTLMNWVHVHNLVQGHLLASAALTAERGYIASGQAYYIHDGESIVFAEWIALLFEKLGCKKPRMHMPALFVHVAAALLEYLHLLLKPVCNFTPIVTRTEVRNLTVTHTFRIDKARKQLGYHPKKFTLADTVDHYLKTRPPCQDPAFSPLLVLTFGVVFSVIVLSFLF from the exons ATGGGCTCTCAATCTGGGGACGTGATCCGAACCCGGTCCAACGGAGTGGTGCCCCACTGCAGCCAGGCCTCGGACTGTGGGCTGAATGGGCACGGTAGATGCCTACAGAAGGCCTTGATAACCGGAGGAGGGGGCTACTTCGGCTACCACCTGGGCTGTGCCCTCGCCCGTGAAGAAATCCACGTCGTTCTGTTCGACAGGCAAAAACCTATATGGGAAATTCCAAGCCAGGCGGTATTTTTCCAG GGGGACGTGAGAGATTACGAGGCCGTGTTCAAAGCTTGCGAAGGGGTGGACTGCGTGTTCCACGTCGCGTCCTACGGCATTTCAGGATCGGAGCGA GTCCAGAGCAAAAAGCTGATTGAATCCATAAACGTGGGAGGAACGAGAGTCGTCATCAGTG TTTGCCAGCAAAGGAACATCTCCAGACTTATCTACACCAGTTCGGTGAACGTCGTATTTGGAGGGAACCCCATTGAAGAAGGGGATGAGGAAACGGTGCCGTATTATCCACTGGAGAAG CACACCGACCATTATTCGAGGACCAAAGCAATTGCCGATCAGATGATATTGGCTGCTGATGGGACACCACTGAAAG GAGGGGATAGGCTCCGTACGTGTGTCATTCGTCCACCTGGCATCTACGGGCCGGAGGAACAGAGACATCTCCCGCGGGTAGCT AGGAACATCCAAAGGCAGCTCTTCAGCTTTCAGTTTTGGAGCCGCGATACTCTCATGAACTGGGTCCACGTTCACAACCTCGTGCAAGGGCATCTCCTAGCCTCTGCAGCCCTCACTGCCGAGAGAGGCTACATCGCG agtGGCCAGGCGTATTATATACATGATGGCGAGAGCATCGTTTTTGCCGAATGGATAGCCCTGCTG TTTGAAAAACTGGGCTGCAAGAAGCCGCGGATGCACATGCCCGCTCTCTTCGTTCACGTGGCAG CTGCCTTGCTGGAATATCTGCACCTGCTTCTGAAACCAGTTTGCAACTTCACACCCATCGTGACCAGaacagag GTCAGAAATCTGACGGTCACCCACACTTTTCGAATAGACAAGGCCCGCAAGCAACTGGGTTACCACCCCAAAAAGTTCACGCTGGCCGATACGGTGGACCACTACCTGAAAACACGACCTCCGTGCCAAGATCCAGCCTTCTCCCCCTTGCTGGTCCTCACGTTCGGCGTGGTTTTCTCCGTGATCGTTCTGTCGTTCCTTTTTTAA